The following are encoded together in the Sparus aurata chromosome 1, fSpaAur1.1, whole genome shotgun sequence genome:
- the LOC115580078 gene encoding nocturnin-like isoform X1 produces the protein METLVCPMGGGATRLYSALTQTLSSSPLPLPPSHLDPLPPADINLDPAFCQGQRVSDPVELLRQCEEALRDRPPRFHRKFTHVSDGSSAPSSTIRVMQWNILAQALGEGLDSFVRCPLEALSWSHRKYLILEEILTYRPHILCLQEVDHYYDTLQPVLAGLGYSGNFCPKPWSPCLDVEGNNGPDGCALFFDQSRFEFLDSMNLRLSAMRIPTNQVAVVTMLRCRSTGRCFCIAVTHLKARSGWEWLRSAQGSDLLRHLQNLVQRQAGSQTGAPTSDIPLVICGDFNAVPSEEVYRRFTASPLGLDSAYKKLSQDGLTEPEYTTWKIRPTGECCTTLDYIWYTQDSLRVDAVLDMPTEEQIGPDRLPSFSYPSDHLSLVCDFNFKEKE, from the exons TGTGTCCAATGGGTGGAGGTGCCACCAGGCTGTACAGCGCCCTGACTCAGACCCTCAGCagctctcccctccccctccctccatcccatctggaccccctccctcctgccgACATAAACCTGGATCCAGCTTTCTGTCAG GGGCAGAGGGTGTCCgatccagtggagctgcttcgaCAGTGCGAGGAGGCCCTCAGAGACAGACCGCCTCGCTTCCACAGGAAGTTCACTCACGTCAGTGATGGAAGCAGCGCCCCCAGCAGCACCATCAGGGTGATGCAGTGGAACATATTGGCACAAG CTCTGGGCGAGGGACTCGACAGTTTTGTCCGGTGTCCCCTGGAGGCCCTCAGCTGGTCCCACAGAAAGTACCTCATCTTAGAAGAGATCCTCACCTACCGACCTCATATCCTGTGTTTGCAGGAAGTTGACCACTACTATGACACCCTCCAGCCAGTCCTGGCAGGTCTTGGTTACAGCGGCAACTTTTGCCCTAAACCATGGTCGCCGTGCCTGGATGTCGAGGGCAACAACGGCCCCGACGGCTGCGCACTGTTCTTCGATCAGTCACGATTTGAGTTCCTGGATAGCATGAACTTACGGCTCTCTGCCATGAGGATACCAACCAATCAG GTTGCTGTGGTGACGATGCTACGTTGTCGCAGCACAGGTAGATGCTTTTGCATTGCAGTGACTCACCTGAAGGCTCGTTCTGGCTGGGAGTGGCTCCGCAGTGCTCAGGGCTCCGACCTTCTCCGACACCTGCAGAATCTGGTCCAGAGACAAGCCGGCAGCCAGACAGGTGCCCCCACCTCTGACATTCCTCTGGTCATATGTGGAGATTTCAACGCAGTCCCCTCTGAGGAGGTGTACCGACGTTTCACAGCGTCGCCTCTTGGTTTGGACTCGGCCTATAAGAAACTCAGCCAGGACGGTTTGACCGAGCCAGAATACACAACGTGGAAGATTCGACCCACTGGGGAATGCTGCACCACTCTGGACTACATCTGGTACACTCAGGACTCACTGAGAGTGGACGCAGTTCTGGACATGCCCACTGAGGAGCAGATTGGGCCAGACAGGCTTCCATCCTTCAGCTATCCATCTGACCACCTTTCTCTGGTTTGTGACTTCAACTTTAAGGAGAAAGAGTGA
- the LOC115580078 gene encoding nocturnin-like isoform X2, with product MGGGATRLYSALTQTLSSSPLPLPPSHLDPLPPADINLDPAFCQGQRVSDPVELLRQCEEALRDRPPRFHRKFTHVSDGSSAPSSTIRVMQWNILAQALGEGLDSFVRCPLEALSWSHRKYLILEEILTYRPHILCLQEVDHYYDTLQPVLAGLGYSGNFCPKPWSPCLDVEGNNGPDGCALFFDQSRFEFLDSMNLRLSAMRIPTNQVAVVTMLRCRSTGRCFCIAVTHLKARSGWEWLRSAQGSDLLRHLQNLVQRQAGSQTGAPTSDIPLVICGDFNAVPSEEVYRRFTASPLGLDSAYKKLSQDGLTEPEYTTWKIRPTGECCTTLDYIWYTQDSLRVDAVLDMPTEEQIGPDRLPSFSYPSDHLSLVCDFNFKEKE from the exons ATGGGTGGAGGTGCCACCAGGCTGTACAGCGCCCTGACTCAGACCCTCAGCagctctcccctccccctccctccatcccatctggaccccctccctcctgccgACATAAACCTGGATCCAGCTTTCTGTCAG GGGCAGAGGGTGTCCgatccagtggagctgcttcgaCAGTGCGAGGAGGCCCTCAGAGACAGACCGCCTCGCTTCCACAGGAAGTTCACTCACGTCAGTGATGGAAGCAGCGCCCCCAGCAGCACCATCAGGGTGATGCAGTGGAACATATTGGCACAAG CTCTGGGCGAGGGACTCGACAGTTTTGTCCGGTGTCCCCTGGAGGCCCTCAGCTGGTCCCACAGAAAGTACCTCATCTTAGAAGAGATCCTCACCTACCGACCTCATATCCTGTGTTTGCAGGAAGTTGACCACTACTATGACACCCTCCAGCCAGTCCTGGCAGGTCTTGGTTACAGCGGCAACTTTTGCCCTAAACCATGGTCGCCGTGCCTGGATGTCGAGGGCAACAACGGCCCCGACGGCTGCGCACTGTTCTTCGATCAGTCACGATTTGAGTTCCTGGATAGCATGAACTTACGGCTCTCTGCCATGAGGATACCAACCAATCAG GTTGCTGTGGTGACGATGCTACGTTGTCGCAGCACAGGTAGATGCTTTTGCATTGCAGTGACTCACCTGAAGGCTCGTTCTGGCTGGGAGTGGCTCCGCAGTGCTCAGGGCTCCGACCTTCTCCGACACCTGCAGAATCTGGTCCAGAGACAAGCCGGCAGCCAGACAGGTGCCCCCACCTCTGACATTCCTCTGGTCATATGTGGAGATTTCAACGCAGTCCCCTCTGAGGAGGTGTACCGACGTTTCACAGCGTCGCCTCTTGGTTTGGACTCGGCCTATAAGAAACTCAGCCAGGACGGTTTGACCGAGCCAGAATACACAACGTGGAAGATTCGACCCACTGGGGAATGCTGCACCACTCTGGACTACATCTGGTACACTCAGGACTCACTGAGAGTGGACGCAGTTCTGGACATGCCCACTGAGGAGCAGATTGGGCCAGACAGGCTTCCATCCTTCAGCTATCCATCTGACCACCTTTCTCTGGTTTGTGACTTCAACTTTAAGGAGAAAGAGTGA